DNA sequence from the Malus sylvestris chromosome 10, drMalSylv7.2, whole genome shotgun sequence genome:
AAATCGGAGATGAAAAGTAAATACGTGGTCTTGAACAGTTGAATGGCAATTTGATATCACATTTTATTTAACAAGCACTACACATCAGTAATTATGAGATAAATAGCACCCCTTTCTGTTTAAAATACATATCAACTGTTTGGGTGCAGATGAGGCTTAATTTCAGTTATATGGTCCCTTTTTTCAAGGCTTTCTTCGACATTTGCTTTTTCACACGTCACTTACAGTTATTAGCCTCTTCGCTGCCTATTGGCTCGTATGATTAATGGTCGTGTTTATTTGCTGATGACTCCTTTTGTTGAAAGCAAGGCTTGAGCATCCATGCGTTCTACTATATGACGTGCTTCTTCCTCTGTTGCCGGAACCACATTCAGTATCCTGAATCCATTTTTTGTGGCCTTTGCCTCAGGGCGTACGGTGAAAGTGAAATAAAATGTGTTCGACACCTGTTTAAAAACGAGACAGTAAAGATATACAATTATCTGAAAAGGATATTCTTCAGTGAATAGAgcataaaattgaaaattcctCAAAAGTGAAATGGGTAATGGAAACTGTAGCAGTGTCAACTTCTAAAGGCATTCATTTAAAGGTAGACTTAAGTTTCTTGTTCTTTGAAAGTGCAGTTGGAGGAACATACCTCAGTAGACCTGAGTTCAGGCCTGGTAACATGGGCAACAACTTCGATATTAATTAGAGGTTGATCCGGATTCTGAACTTCTGTGTAGAGAACACAAGATTTGAAACGCAGGAAATCTCCAACGTCCACCTGCTCATTAAAACATAATGCTTCACATATTTCTAACACAAAATCGTACAAATGGGAAATCTTAGCTCATTCTTCGAAAGCCAAAATAACAGGATAAAGATAATTTGGATTAAGATGAACGACAAAAAGGGAACCAGAAAATGCTTCGAAAGGGAAGATAATGATAATATGGTTAATTCTAACAATCAAAAGAATGATGTCAATGGGGTACTCACAGGTTTCAAGAAGTCAACGTGATCGACTTCTAGAAAGCAAGGCACCAAGCCTGCAAAGGCATAAGCCGTGGAGAAAGCCAATTCAAATGCTCGGTGCATCAAAAACCCTCCAAAGATCCGACCATGGATGTTTCTCTGTTGTGGTTGGCAGATCAATGAGTTTTCCAAGCGGGTATCCTTTAGAAGAATGCTATCTCTGTCTGCCAAGGCAGGCATATCACAGAAGATCCTTCCCTCAGCCAACAGTGTTTTAACTCCATTTAATTCTCCATTCTCAAACTCCCTTCtgtctcctcctcctctctttcttttcctcaGATTATTTCTGGCTTCCGCTTCCTCGAAAAGCAATATTTCTCTTTGAGTTTCTGGCGATAACCGATTAACTGGGGCAGCTTTCCCAGTCTTAGAATCACGGGCCACAAATATGAAGTTTGCTGAAAGGGCTACTGAATCTGCAATGTCAGATCCGTCTGCCAAAAAAGTTTACTTATGTAAGTCTGATCAGTCAGAGCATTAAGAACATCCCTTCCCATAAAGAAGAGCATAAAGTTAAAAGATCACTTTTAGAAGAGCAGGCTGATAATATAATACTCATTTTATAGTTGACACTGACAGAATGACAAAATGGATCGTCGTTCTTATAACTGCCCTTTTGTAGATTTAGTGAGTTTTGTTTCAA
Encoded proteins:
- the LOC126586841 gene encoding acyl-coenzyme A thioesterase 2, chloroplastic-like; translated protein: MALNSSPPYPSSPAAIPVVATLSSPFENPPPSQDGPNGSTRKPISLWPGMYQSPVTNALWEARSKIFERFFLDPPKDAPPQSELLNKTPSQSRTSILYNFSTDYILREQYRDPWNEVRIGKLLEDLDALAGTISVKHCCDDNSTTRPLLLVTASVDKIVLKKPISVDIDLKIVGAVIWVGRSSIEIQLEVIQSATDGSDIADSVALSANFIFVARDSKTGKAAPVNRLSPETQREILLFEEAEARNNLRKRKRGGGDRREFENGELNGVKTLLAEGRIFCDMPALADRDSILLKDTRLENSLICQPQQRNIHGRIFGGFLMHRAFELAFSTAYAFAGLVPCFLEVDHVDFLKPVDVGDFLRFKSCVLYTEVQNPDQPLINIEVVAHVTRPELRSTEVSNTFYFTFTVRPEAKATKNGFRILNVVPATEEEARHIVERMDAQALLSTKGVISK